A window of the Streptomyces sp. NBC_01351 genome harbors these coding sequences:
- a CDS encoding YbhB/YbcL family Raf kinase inhibitor-like protein, whose translation MTKRDRAPLPHEFHPEVHEFTVTSADLVPGGELGAAQVKAGGDVSPQLRWEGFPEGTKSFAVTCFDPDAPTGSGFWHWVLFDLPVSVTELPAGAGSGKFEGLPSGAVHVRNDYGTKDFGGAAPPAGERHRYVFTVYAVDRERLGPGKDASPAVVGFHLRFHALGRAQLIGEYEAPAS comes from the coding sequence GTGACCAAGCGAGACAGGGCGCCGCTTCCGCACGAGTTCCACCCCGAGGTGCACGAATTCACCGTGACCAGTGCCGATCTGGTGCCGGGCGGGGAGCTCGGTGCGGCTCAGGTCAAGGCCGGCGGCGACGTGTCGCCGCAGCTGCGGTGGGAGGGGTTCCCCGAGGGGACGAAGAGCTTTGCCGTGACCTGCTTCGATCCGGACGCGCCGACGGGCAGCGGGTTCTGGCACTGGGTGCTCTTCGACCTGCCGGTCTCGGTCACTGAGCTGCCGGCCGGGGCGGGCAGCGGGAAGTTCGAGGGGCTGCCGTCCGGGGCGGTGCACGTGCGCAACGACTACGGGACCAAGGACTTCGGCGGGGCTGCTCCGCCCGCCGGGGAGCGGCACCGGTACGTCTTCACGGTGTACGCGGTGGATCGGGAGAGGCTCGGCCCCGGCAAGGACGCGTCCCCGGCCGTGGTCGGTTTCCATCTGCGGTTCCACGCCCTCGGGCGGGCTCAGCTCATCGGTGAGTACGAGGCCCCCGCGAGCTGA
- a CDS encoding sporulation protein — protein MGFRKLFASLGAGGASVDTVITEPNVVPGGIVQGEVRIQGGSVEQKIEGLSVGLQARVEVEGGDDQEYKQDVVFSKLKLGGEFQVQAGALHVVPFALEIPWETPITHFGGQHLHGMNIGVSTELEIARAVDAGDLDPINVHPVPAQQAILDAFRQLGFTFRSADMERGHIRGTRQTLPFYQEIEFLPPSQYRGLNQVELTFVTDGREMDVVLEMDKKPGLFSEGSDTYRCFQVGLQSYQGTDWVAYLNQWIASVGSQRNWF, from the coding sequence ATGGGGTTCAGGAAGCTGTTCGCGAGCCTGGGTGCCGGTGGTGCCTCGGTGGACACGGTCATCACCGAGCCGAACGTCGTGCCGGGCGGGATCGTCCAGGGCGAGGTCCGGATCCAGGGCGGATCCGTGGAGCAGAAGATCGAGGGGCTGTCCGTCGGTCTGCAGGCGCGGGTCGAGGTCGAGGGCGGTGACGACCAGGAGTACAAGCAGGACGTGGTCTTCTCCAAGCTGAAGCTCGGCGGTGAGTTCCAGGTGCAGGCCGGCGCGCTGCACGTGGTGCCCTTCGCTCTGGAGATCCCGTGGGAGACGCCGATCACCCACTTCGGGGGTCAGCACCTGCACGGGATGAACATCGGGGTGAGCACCGAGCTGGAGATCGCGCGCGCCGTGGACGCGGGCGACCTCGACCCGATCAACGTGCACCCGGTGCCGGCGCAGCAGGCGATCCTCGACGCGTTCCGGCAGCTGGGCTTCACCTTCCGCAGCGCCGACATGGAGCGCGGGCACATCCGCGGGACGCGGCAGACGCTGCCCTTCTACCAGGAGATCGAGTTCCTGCCGCCGTCGCAGTACCGGGGGCTGAACCAGGTCGAGCTGACCTTCGTCACGGACGGGCGGGAGATGGACGTCGTCCTGGAGATGGACAAGAAGCCCGGTCTGTTCAGCGAGGGCAGTGACACCTACCGCTGCTTCCAGGTGGGGCTGCAGTCGTACCAGGGAACGGACTGGGTGGCGTACCTGAACCAGTGGATCGCGTCGGTCGGTTCGCAGCGCAACTGGTTCTGA
- a CDS encoding DNA-3-methyladenine glycosylase — MSARPDRTPLPRSFFDRPVLTVAPDLLGRTLVRRTPDGPIELRITEVEAYEGESDPGSHAYRGRTARNASMFGPPGHAYVYFIYGMWFSLNLVCGPPDHASGVLIRAGEVTVGADLAAKRRISARYPRELAKGPARLAAALDVDRSLDGTDLCAGPDSPLSLLTGTPTTPDLVSSGPRTGVGGAGAAHPYRFWITHDPTVSPYRAHAPRRRST, encoded by the coding sequence ATGAGCGCGCGCCCCGACCGTACGCCCCTGCCCCGGTCCTTCTTCGACCGCCCGGTCCTCACGGTGGCCCCGGACCTCCTCGGCCGCACCCTCGTCCGCCGCACCCCGGACGGCCCCATCGAACTGCGCATCACGGAGGTCGAGGCCTACGAGGGGGAGTCCGACCCGGGCTCCCACGCCTACCGCGGCCGCACCGCACGCAACGCATCGATGTTCGGTCCGCCCGGACACGCGTACGTGTACTTCATCTACGGCATGTGGTTCAGCCTCAACCTGGTGTGCGGCCCACCGGACCACGCGAGCGGGGTCCTGATCCGCGCAGGTGAGGTCACGGTGGGTGCCGACCTGGCCGCCAAACGCCGAATTTCAGCCAGGTACCCCCGAGAACTGGCCAAAGGCCCGGCCCGACTGGCCGCGGCCCTGGACGTGGACCGCTCCCTGGACGGCACGGACCTCTGCGCCGGCCCCGACTCCCCGTTGTCCCTACTCACCGGCACCCCCACCACACCCGACCTGGTGAGCAGCGGACCCCGCACGGGAGTGGGCGGAGCCGGCGCGGCCCACCCCTACCGCTTCTGGATCACGCACGACCCGACGGTGAGCCCGTACAGAGCCCACGCGCCACGCCGCCGCTCAACTTGA